Below is a genomic region from Osmerus mordax isolate fOsmMor3 chromosome 22, fOsmMor3.pri, whole genome shotgun sequence.
TTATGGAGCCAAGTGACGTCAGTAGACAAATTAGCACCATGTTAATCTGGAAAGGTCTATTTTAATCTGAAAAGGACTATGCTAATCGGAATACTCAGGAGCCAATGACAGGCCACTCTGAAATTTAAAACACAGGAAGTGGTTACTTTCACAACTGCTGTAAATGTAGAACAGGCGAAGCTATACAGGCCAACGTCTGGTGAATATTAACAAAGATGGCCTCTTACGCCACACCAGAGTCGTACGATTAGTGAAGTAGTATTTCGCAATTACACGAATGCAGTAGGTGTCAACACAAAAGAAGGGTTTTGTGATTCCCTAATTTGGTGACTGTTCAGGTGTATGGAGTAAACTGTACAGGAATAATGATACGTTTGCTCTGCTGGGTGAAAGTATAATGGAGGCCAGGAGTGGAACAGGGCAGTTAAAACGGGTGTacacagaggggtggggggggtggggggtgtgtgtgggaggaattATTGACGCTCCCCTTTAAAATAGCTTACTGCTTAGCTAGCTGCCTTGCCCAAACTAGGCACCCCTCCTGTATCCTTGACTAGTGTCACCTACCCTGTCTGTTGATCTACAGGGCAGAACGTCTATACAAGCTGTTCTTCTTGTCTCTGGGTTTAAGGATTAGGAACAAATGTAACCTAAATTTGACTGCAGTGTTTGAGAACAGGAAGGACCTTATACCATATTGAGAATAGTCTAGCAATCACGAGTCGTTCTTTAGTATAGACAATTCCATATGGTTGCTTTGTAGATTGGTCTGAGGACTGGATCTGTAATCTTAGGGTTCTTCACCTCAAACATGGGGTCAGACTGAAATAACACTTGTTAGATGAGTCTGTATGGGTTTGGCATGCGTGTTGCTGTGGTGCTTTTATATTACTGTCACAGATGGGCACTTCTCACAATTTCCAATTTTAAATGAGACCATCAGTACCACCCACACATCCTGTCCTCTTCCCTTTAAAACTAATCACTCTAAATATTTGCACTGTAGGCCAAAGCAGTTATTCAGACTGGTGGACAACACGACGATCCGCTTCTGACACGTTTTGTTTTTAATACAATGGTGTCCTAACTtgttgtcctcctctccactcatccGTCAACACGTTCCCCCTCGTCGGCAACATGCTAGAAATACTTCTGCAGGGTGCGGACTGGAAATTCACTGGCTTGGAGGCTAAAGTTTTGCTTACCCTTTGTGATAGGAAGATTTGTATCTTTGTTATCTCACCAATAGTCCAGGCCttagttatttatttttaatatttGATTATCATAAGGTCAGAATCACACTAGGCCCTCCAGCTGACTACAACAGCATTGGGTTTTTGCATTTTTTTAAGTCGTAATAGGAAGGACTATCCTGTCATGAGTAAGCCACAGTTGCactacacatgctcacacaaatTGGGTCACAATGCAAGGGTATGCAAACTCATGACTCACACTGTCCTCCCTCGGTTTGCGCACCATGACCTGATTTATTTTCACCACGCCCATTAAGTTGGAGCTTACCTGTCATTTGTTCCCGACATTTGATTGACAGCCAGCCAGGTGGGGGAGCATGGTACAAGGTGTCCAACAAAAGCACAACCAGTGTTTTTGACCTAGATTATTGTCTAGATGTAGTAGAAGTGGATAGGAAATGGGTAAATTGATAaatagggagggagtcaggtggctgagcggttagagaatcgggctagtaatcagaaggttgctggtttgattcccggtttTGCGAAATGAGgtggtgtccttgggaaaggcacttcaccctacttgcctcgggggaatgtccctgtacttactgtaagtcgctctcgataagtgtctgctaaatgacaaaaaaaaaaaaaaaatgtttacataCTCGCTCACGTTCATAGCTGCAGATGATTTACCATTCCCTCTCCTCAGCGTGAGTGTATCTCAGTCCACGTGGGCCAGGCTGGCGTCCAGATGGGCAACACCTGCTGGGAACTCTACTGTCTGGAGCATGGCATCCAGCCGGACGGTCAGATGCCCAGCGACAAGCCCGTGGGCGGGCACGATGACTCCTTTACCACCTTCTTCAGCAACACCGGCTCCGGGAAGTACGTTCCCCGAGCCATCTTTGTGGACCTGGAGCCCACAGTTATTGGTGAGTTGAGCATAAATAGGTAGATATTATAACCATGTAAATATTTTGTATGGTTATTCATTCCAAATGCTTTCATCCGAAATGAAAGTGCCCATACACAGCAGATGGCATACAGTAGATTTTAAATATATGCTACACAACAGCAAGCCAGATTTACGGATGACTAATCATCGTTGCCCAACGCTGATATAAAATTGAACACATGTTTGCGAAAGCGACTTGGCGATTTGAGTTGTGAACTGGTTCCTGTCATAACCGGGTCCTGTCTGTTCTCCAGATGAGGTGCGTACAGGAACATATCGTCAGCTGTTCCACCCCGAGCAGCTCATCTCTGGGAAGGAGGACGCTGCCAACAACTACGCTCGCGGGCACTACACCATCGGCAAGGAGATCATCGACTCGGTGCTGGACAGGATCCGCAAACTGGTACGCCCGAAAGACCGTGTGATCACGTGGATGTGACGGCTGTGCGCCTCTTGTCCTGAGAGTGTTTCAGACATACTGCATATATAGTTTGAAATGATGCGTGTCCCTACATCACTGATCtccctgtgtttctctgtctttccccccCTTAGGCAGATCAGTGTACCGGCCTCCAGGGCTTCCTGGTTTTCCATAGCTTTGGAGGGGGGACTGGTTCTGGGTTCACCTCCCTGCTCATGGAGCGTCTGTCGGTCGACTTCGGCAAGAAGTCCAAGCTGGAGTTTGCCATCTACCCAGCTCCTCAGGTGTCCACAGCTGTGGTGGAGCCCTACAACTCCATCCTgaccacccacaccaccctgGAGCACTCCGACTGTGCCTTCATGGTAGATAACGAGGCCATCTACGACATTTGCCGTAGAAACCTGGACATTGAACGTCCCTCCTACACCAACCTGAACCGTCTCATCAGCCAGATTGTGTCCTCCATCACTGCCTCCCTGCGCTTCGACGGAGCCCTCAACGTGGACCTGACAGAGTTCCAGACCAACCTGGTGCCCTACCCCCGCATCCACTTCCCCCTGGCCACCTACGCCCCGGTCATCTCTGCCGAGAAAGCCTATCACGAGCAGCTGTCCGTGGC
It encodes:
- the LOC136966555 gene encoding tubulin alpha chain-like codes for the protein MRECISVHVGQAGVQMGNTCWELYCLEHGIQPDGQMPSDKPVGGHDDSFTTFFSNTGSGKYVPRAIFVDLEPTVIDEVRTGTYRQLFHPEQLISGKEDAANNYARGHYTIGKEIIDSVLDRIRKLADQCTGLQGFLVFHSFGGGTGSGFTSLLMERLSVDFGKKSKLEFAIYPAPQVSTAVVEPYNSILTTHTTLEHSDCAFMVDNEAIYDICRRNLDIERPSYTNLNRLISQIVSSITASLRFDGALNVDLTEFQTNLVPYPRIHFPLATYAPVISAEKAYHEQLSVAEITNSCFEPSNQMVKCDPRHGKYMACCLLYRGDVVPKDVNVAIGNIKTKRSIQFVDWCPTGFKVGINYQPPTVVPGGDLAKVQRAVCMLSNTTAIAEAWARLDHKFDLMYAKRAFVHWYVGEGMEEGEFSEAREDMAALEKDYEEVGLDSFEDEEEGEEY